GATCTAACTCTCTTTTATAATTAGAAAACCCCTCCATACTCTTTAAGGAGACTAAAAGATTACCAAGGGGTTGATAACTTCTTGGAGATATTCTATCGTCCATTACTCTCTCTTGAATTAGCTTTTGAGACTCAAGATACTTACCCTTTTTAAGCATTTTAACTGCTTTTTTTATATACTTATTGGCTCCAGATCTATTTTCTGGAACAGGAGGTCCAGCCCATATTGACTCATGGTTAAGCTGTAAAACCTCTTTTTCTACTCCTCCATAAAACATACAACCAAGGGTGCCATTTCCTAAGGGGAGCGCTTCATTCCACTCTGAAGCAGCTTGCAGATAATATAACTTAGAATTCATTTTTATTCCTTAACAGTATTTTTATACCCTTAGGTTCTAATTCTATAAAACCATTTACGTTTTTTTGGGATGTTAAATCTATATAATTAACTTGATCCCAAGTTATATGGCGATGTTCTCCTGTATGGTTTAAAAAGAAGTGTAACTCCTTATTTTCATCTTCCCTCTTAGAGTACTCAACATTACTTGGAATATTAAAGACATGTTTTTTCAAACCTATGGATAGTTCTACAACATTATCTATTCCATCCTGTTCAAGGGAGGATCCAACATAAAGAGCTCTCCCGGAACCAAAACGATTCTCAGTAATAACTGGTGTATTCTGATAATAGTCACTACCATATTTTGCTAATACCTTTGCACCTTCTAGGTGTATCACATCAAAAATAAGATCACATTTTACTTCTTTTTTAAATGATGGATCTACAGGTATAGCGGAATTGTAAACACCCATTGGTAGGGAATCTGTCTCTTCGACCCAGATTCCTAGTAGCTTTCTAAGTGGCCCAGGATATCCCCCGGGATGAACCGTATCACTCTCATCAACAATTCCACTTTGGAATGTTGTCAATAGTGTTCCACCTTCCTTAACATAGGTAATAATATTTAATGCATTTTCATTTGATAAAAGGTATAGGGTTGGAGCTATTATGGTTTTATATTCACCTAGTTTAGAGTCTGGAGTTATAAAATCCACTCCAATACTACTTTTAAATAGTGCATAATAATACTTCTCCATCTCTTTAAGATACTCCAACTGTGTTGATGGTCCACTTGAGTACTCTAAAGCCCACCAGTTTTCCCAATCAAATAAAATTGCTACATCATTTTTTTGTATTGTCCCTGTAATACTATCTCCAATATTATTTAATAATTTTCCTAGTTCGGCACACTCCTTAAAAACCCTAGTATTCCCATGACCAACATGATCAATTAATCCACTATGGAACTTTTCACATGCACCAATCGAACGTCTTAATTGAAAAAACATGACTGAATCTGATCCATGGGCAACTGCTTGAAAACTCTGTAAAGCCATATCTCCTGG
Above is a genomic segment from Thiospirochaeta perfilievii containing:
- a CDS encoding beta-galactosidase — encoded protein: MKPFYYGGDYNPDQWSEEIIEEDMKLFKEAGVNIVTLPVFSWAKFQSDETSYHFQWFDKIIDRITDAGLSICFATSTAVQPAWMSRKYPNILPVDFQGNRRKFGGRVKFCPNSKEYNKFSTKLVEQLVERYGDNKNIKFWHIGNEYDNWCYCEKCENDFKLFLKKRYKTVDNLNRAWYTSFWGHTLYSWDDIVAPSGLTEMWNDNGRIRTTFQSISLDYARFMSESIFNCYKAEYDIIKKAYPNIPITTNFMGFFKPINYFKWAPYIDIISWDSYPGVNDPAYLTSMRHDLMRSLKKDRPFLLMEQTPSQTNWSQFNSQKRPGDMALQSFQAVAHGSDSVMFFQLRRSIGACEKFHSGLIDHVGHGNTRVFKECAELGKLLNNIGDSITGTIQKNDVAILFDWENWWALEYSSGPSTQLEYLKEMEKYYYALFKSSIGVDFITPDSKLGEYKTIIAPTLYLLSNENALNIITYVKEGGTLLTTFQSGIVDESDTVHPGGYPGPLRKLLGIWVEETDSLPMGVYNSAIPVDPSFKKEVKCDLIFDVIHLEGAKVLAKYGSDYYQNTPVITENRFGSGRALYVGSSLEQDGIDNVVELSIGLKKHVFNIPSNVEYSKREDENKELHFFLNHTGEHRHITWDQVNYIDLTSQKNVNGFIELEPKGIKILLRNKNEF